The Lytechinus pictus isolate F3 Inbred chromosome 17, Lp3.0, whole genome shotgun sequence genome contains a region encoding:
- the LOC129281087 gene encoding retinol dehydrogenase 8-like, which translates to MAPQIVLMTGCSAGIGLATAKRLALDIDQHYIVIATVIAMSEKANLVAAVEGSLNKTIFIRELDVTNDTNISDVVRDVIREHGRIDILISVAGVGFVEIPERVTREQIDKIFSVNTIGPIRLAQAVLPHMKERRAGRIVVVSSDMSRQAWPYFDLYCATKFGVEGFFEALASSVRAFSIRVCLVEPGPITTGLLDSLQNDLKKLINDKTVDDIELRQLLGLNRDLSDMERTRSADDVAADLATRCLDVDEPVLRHLLLDDKFMNATREALADLTGESTVASMRQQLGH; encoded by the exons ATGGCTCCTCAAATAGTTCTTATGACCGGGTGTTCAGCAGGCATCGGTCTTGCGACAGCCAAACGTCTTGCTCTGGACATAGATCAGCATTACATCGTCATAGCCACCGTCATCGCCATGTCGGAAAAGGCGAATCTAGTGGCCGCCGTAGAGGGCTccctgaataaaacaatttttataagGGAGTTGGATGTTACAAACGATACCAACATTTCCGACGTAGTTCGTGACGTCATTAGGGAACATGGCAGGATTGATATATTAA TCAGTGTTGCTGGAGTAGGATTCGTTGAAATTCCCGAAAGGGTCACGCGGGAGCAGATCgacaaaattttcagcgttaacACTATCGGACCAATAAGACTAGCTCAGGCGGTCTTGCCTCacatgaaagagagaagagcGGGTAGAATTGTCGTTGTATCGAGTGACATGTCTAGGCAAG CTTGGCCATACTTCGATCTTTACTGCGCAACAAAGTTCGGTGTTGAGGGGTTCTTCGAAGCTCTGGCATCCAGCGTAAGAGCTTTCAGCATTAG GGTGTGTCTAGTGGAGCCAGGCCCGATCACTACCGGGCTTTTGGATAGTCTACAAAATGACTTGAAGAAACTGATAAACGACAAAACGGTAGATGACATCGAACTCCGCCAGCTTCTTGGACTGAATCGCGACTTGTCTGACATGGAGAGAACCCGCAGTGCGGACGATGTCGCTGCGGACTTGGCCACGCGGTGTTTAGACGTCGATGAACCGGTACTTCGACACCTCCTTCTAGACGATAAATTCATGAATGCTACCCGAGAAGCGTTGGCGGACCTTACAGGAGAGAGTACGGTTGCCTCCATGCGCCAACAACTTGGACATTGA